CACCGTATATGATTGAAAAACAATACGGAAGAATTATCAACGCAACATCAGTAGTCGGAATTTACGGCAATTTCGGTCAGACTAATTACGTAGCTACAAAATCGGGTGTTATCGGGATGACTAAAGTATGGGCGAGAGAACTCGGCAGGAAAGGAATAAATGTTAATGCAATCGCTCCCGGCTTTATCGCCACAGAGATGGTGGCTTCGATGCCCGAAAAAATTATCAACATGATGAAAGAAAAAACGCCGGTCGGACGGCTCGGAACACCCGAAGATATTGCAAACGGATATCTCTTTCTTGCAAGCGATGAAGCTTCATTTATAAACGGAACAGTTCTAAGTATCGACGGCGGAGTGATTACCTGATGAGAAATAGTATAATTATAGGAAGCGGGAGTTATGCGCCGGACCGGGTTCTCCCGAATTCATACTTCAACGAACTGCTCGGCGAGGATGTAGATACCTGGCTTCAAACCAATCTAACTATTAAAGAGAGAAGGTGGTGTACACAGGATCAATCAACAGCTGACCTATGTGTGGAGGCGGCAAACAAAGCTTTGAAGAATGCCGGAATCAATGCAGCTGATCTTAACCTTATAATAATATCAACTGACACGCCGGAATATATATCGCCATCAACCGCATCTGTTGTTCAGCACCGCTTAGGCGCGCTCAACGCCGGAACGTTTGACCTTAACACCGCGTGTGCCGGATTTGTTACTGCATTAGATACTGCAAATAAATTTATCCGGGCCGACGAAAACTATAATTACATACTTGTTATAGGCGCTTATGCTATGAGCAAATACCTCGACCTCTCGGACAAAAAGACGGTCACATTATTCGCTGACGGCGCTGGTGCCGTTGTTCTGAAATCAATAGAGAGCGCTGACCGGGGACAGCTGACAAGCAAACTTCACACCGAAGGTCAATATGCAGACTGGATGGGAATTTATGCGGGCGGTACTCACATGCCGGTTAATCACAATGTTGTTGATGCAAAAGATCATCTTCTGAAATTCGTTAAAAAATTCCCAAAAGAAATAAACCCGACTACATGGACAAAGATGATTAAAGAGTCGTGTGAGAAAATCAATATTTCACCAAACGATATTACTCATTTCTTCTTCACACAGATAAACATTAATACCATCTGGGAGACGATGGAGAACCTTGGTGTTGACAGGAACAGAGCGCATACAATAATGGACCGTTACGGATATACGGGCTCGGCATGCATACCAATGGCATTCGACGACGCGATGCAGAAAAATAAACTGAACGAAGGCGAAATAGTCTGCTTTATGGGATCGGGCGGCGGACTCGCATTCGCTAACGCAATCTATAAATTGTAAAGAGGTGTAAAGTGACCGACGTTGCTTCATCCGGAATGATTACGGCTTCGTGGATCTTAATTCTTGTCTATGTTGCAATAACTATGTTCTTTGTTATCCGCGGTGCTTTAAAAATAAAAAGCATGCGCGATTACGCAGTCGGAAATGTTCAGTTCCCGCCTTATGCGGTCGGACTCGCATTAGCGGCTTCAATGACAAGCGCGGCAACATTTATAATCAATCCCGGATTTATAGCGTTTTACGGCTGGAGCGCTTACCTATCTTTCGGAATCGTATATCCCATTGCGGCGATTATCTCGTTAATAATTCTTACAAAAGGATTCAGAAAGCACGGCGAGAGCGTTA
This Melioribacteraceae bacterium DNA region includes the following protein-coding sequences:
- a CDS encoding ketoacyl-ACP synthase III, with amino-acid sequence MRNSIIIGSGSYAPDRVLPNSYFNELLGEDVDTWLQTNLTIKERRWCTQDQSTADLCVEAANKALKNAGINAADLNLIIISTDTPEYISPSTASVVQHRLGALNAGTFDLNTACAGFVTALDTANKFIRADENYNYILVIGAYAMSKYLDLSDKKTVTLFADGAGAVVLKSIESADRGQLTSKLHTEGQYADWMGIYAGGTHMPVNHNVVDAKDHLLKFVKKFPKEINPTTWTKMIKESCEKINISPNDITHFFFTQININTIWETMENLGVDRNRAHTIMDRYGYTGSACIPMAFDDAMQKNKLNEGEIVCFMGSGGGLAFANAIYKL